The sequence TAGTCATCACAATCacattaagacataaagaaacgttaaaaggcttaaatcaagtgaagggatttgaacaaaatttaaagtctaaatggagtaaacaatgtacaaatgcaaatgtaaatggttggaaacaaataaataaataaataaataaataaaggtgaATGAAAAGCActaagcattgctaaaaatgcataaatgtaaaatgaattgaactgaagaatctgaaaggtcaaatgtattcccctgcagtgtgtgtgtgtgtgtgtgtgtgtgtgtgtgtgtgtgtgtgtgtgtgtgtgtgtgtgtgtgtgtgtgtgtgtgtgtgtgtgtgtgtgtgtgtgtgtgtaaaagaatAGCAagccggtgcgtgattaaaagtagcccaatagagcgggaaaaccgcccaatctggcaacctgctgaacgtcctcacgctccagcgtaaacataaatcaatgagaccaactgaaaacgaagccggtatgaaactaaaactgattctgaataaagtttaaatgatatcgatatatctggatattattgaagatacatgtgtgtagatttgttaaatggtttgaatgaaggtaaacggttgaaaatctATAGTTAGTTAAGTCTAAAACAGTTGAGCAGATAGGAGGATGGCTCTGCTGTCCTTCCATTGACTCCAATGTTAAAGAAAAATATACTATTTTAAAAGGTAGAATTTcttaaaagtataaaatattaaaaaaaatctgaaaataagCTCACGATTCAAAGCTTTTTTAAATTTGAATGGCGTCTCTAgatgaaaaattgaggaaggaaaTAAGTCTCAATTTGTAGATAATaataaagaggaaagaaagaaagaaagaataaaacttatgaagaacaatagttgagtgcTGCATGGAGCACTCACCAAATTATGCATTAATGAGTGTTAAACTGTCATGAGTTATGCATAAAGAAAGACGCTGCTGTACTAGTAGACAGTGAGCGCTGAAGCCATCATGAAACGGAGGGCGGAGCAGAGGATGGagcagagggcggagccaggagaGGGGAGCCAGGAGAGGGGAGCCAGGAGGGGTAGAGCAGAGGGCAGAGCAGATAGCGGAGCCAGGAgggtggagcagagaggggggggcagagggtggaTCCAGGCCTACCGGCGGTGGTGCTGCCGTCCGGCCTGAAGGCGGCCCGGAGCTTCCCGAGCCCCTCCAGCGTGGTGGAGGGCCGCACGCCCTCGTCCTTCAGCACCGTCACCGTGCACTCTGTCCCCTCGGCATCCGTCACCTTTGTGACCACTGGGACGATCTCCGCCTCGAATCGGCCGCTCCGCTGGGCCCGGTCGGCCCTGAGggcggaggagggcggaggTCAGAAGACCTGGAGCCTCCAGgagaggcaggtggaggagcagcaggtgcAGTAGGTGTGTTGGTGTAGTAGTAGGTATAGCAGGTGAGGTAGGTGTAGTAGCAGGGGTAGGAGCAGCTGTAGTAATAGGTGTAGCAGGTGTAGTAGTAGGTGTAGCAGCAGGTGTGGCAGGTGTAGTTGCAGGTGTAGAAGTCGGTGTAGCAGGTATAGCAGCAGGAGTAGCAGGTGTAGCAGTAGGTGAAGTAGCAGGTTTAGCAGAAGGTGTAGTAGGTGTAGCAGCAGGTAAAGTAGTAGGTGTAGCAGGTATAGCAGGTGTAGTCATTGGTGTAGCAGGTGTAGGAGCAGGTGTAGTAGCAGGTGTAGTAGCAGATGTAGTAGCAGCTGTATTAGCAGGTGTAGCAGATGTAGTAGCAGGTGTATAAGGTGTGGTAGCAGATATAGGAGCACGTGTAGTAGCAGGTGTAGGAGCAGGTGTGGCAGCAGGTGTGGCAGCAGGTGTAGATGCAGGTGCAGGAATAGTAGCAGGTGTAGGAGTAGAGCAGGGGTCTGAGTAGGTGTAGCAGTAGGTGTAGAAGGTGTGGTAGTAGGTGTAGTAGCAGTAGGTGCAGTCGTAGGTGTAGCAGTAGGTGGAGAAGGCTGTCTGATGTGTTACTTCTGATGTGAGCTCACTGCGAAGGCATCCTGCTTCTCCCTGGAGATCCCAAATCTCTCAGCTACATTCTCTGAGGTGATACtgcaaagaacacacacacacacacacacacacacacacacacacacacacacacacacacacacacacacacacacacacacacacacacacacacacacacacacacacacacacacacacacacactttgtgtttCCAAACCATTCGGACCAGTATGGTGATGGCCCAGTCTTATTTGTTGTTTGGGTCACTATCGTTTCAGTCATCttataaaatacacattttataaatgagaaCTAAAAGGATGATTAAAAAATAcccaaatacaaatacaaatacagccAATCAAAGATGAGGGTGTATGTTCAGGTGGTccttaataatacatttcatacCAGCGGTCCTGAACACATTGATTGTTATGACACCACGATGGAGTGGTGGTTAACATATGAGCCTCACCCCATGGGAACCACGCAGGCCCTGGCCTTCTCAAAGTCCACCAGCCTGGGGCTCAGGTCCCCGGGGTTCCCCATCTCCTGTAGCGACATGCTCTCCACGCTGCAGGATAACACATGGTTAGGAGTCTACAGCCACACCTGGCCTACAGGCTTGAGTGGTCCCATCTCCTTACCCGCACGCAAGGCCCAGGTCGATGGAGCCACTCTTAATCGCTCCTGGAGACAGAATAAAAGGTATTGTCTATCATGTCGTATACATCAGTAACAATAAGCAGCTATTAAGAGATTAGATGGATAACCTGCTATGTTGAACAGGGCTTGTAGGCCAGAAGAACACTGTCTGTTGACCGTGTACACAGGCACCGTCTCTGGAAACTCACTGCAGCAGATACACCAAAACAATGATCAGTGGAACTCAGTGGACCCTGGAGCAGGATGTGCTGTTTGTACTCTTTGGGGTTCACCATAATAACCCTAGTCATGTCACCTGAGAAAGTGTGCTATTCTGGCCATCACAGCCCCTGCTCCGGGCTGGAGCACATTGCCTGCCAGTGTAAGACACACAGTGATGTTGGTGAGTGTTAGAAGACATCGTGGGCTATGCCTCCTTATGACTCTAATATATATGATAACTTAATTTACCTACACAGACGTCCCCGAGTCGGTCAGGGGACAGCCCCATGTCCGTCATCACGGCCTTCATCACTGCGCTGAGGAGTTCATCAGGTGTGGTGTCCTGAGGTAGAGGGGTAACTCACACTACATCATAGTGTCCTGAGAGGAACGCACCTCAAACTATATCATAATGTACTGAGGGGAACGCACCTCAAACTATATCATAGTATCCTGAGGGGAACACACCTCAAACTATATCATAGTGTACTGAGGTGAACGCACCTCAAACTACATCATAGTATCCTGAGGGGAACGCGCCTCAAACTATATCATATTGTACTGAGGGGAACGCACCTCAACCTATACCATGGTACTTAAAATAGTGGTATACCGACTACATGGCATGCACAAACGCAATACGAGGCACCGATTGGATTATCATGCAAGCTGTGCAACACAATTTCAAAGGGCCTTAGGGAAACGTTTGGGCAGACGACGCTGTTTGAATAAGGCTTAAAGGACCAAACCTTGAATAAACCCCGTTTCGCCTTCCCGATGGCCGTCCTGCGTCCATGCACTACCACCACGTCCTCCGGCCCGGAGACTGCAGCTCTGGCACGACAGTGGTTTATATTACATTTTCTGTTCCCACCTTGAGGAGGGTAAGATGAAAGATGGCCAGATATGACTTTAACTCTGTGCATGGTGAAGGTGTCGGGCGAATACGCAAATACGCAGGAAAGCAGAATGCAGGACTGATGAATCAAAGTGCGTCCTGATACAATAACTTCACGTGTCGTTGAACTTCTGTACTGTTCCTTGTTG is a genomic window of Gadus chalcogrammus isolate NIFS_2021 chromosome 23, NIFS_Gcha_1.0, whole genome shotgun sequence containing:
- the acaa1 gene encoding 3-ketoacyl-CoA thiolase, peroxisomal isoform X1 encodes the protein MHRVKVISGHLSSYPPQGGNRKCNINHCRARAAVSGPEDVVVVHGRRTAIGKAKRGLFKDTTPDELLSAVMKAVMTDMGLSPDRLGDVCVGNVLQPGAGAVMARIAHFLSEFPETVPVYTVNRQCSSGLQALFNIAGAIKSGSIDLGLACGVESMSLQEMGNPGDLSPRLVDFEKARACVVPMGITSENVAERFGISREKQDAFAVSSHQKADRAQRSGRFEAEIVPVVTKVTDAEGTECTVTVLKDEGVRPSTTLEGLGKLRAAFRPDGSTTAGNSSQVSDGAAALLLGRRSAVEALGLPVLGVLRASAVVGVPPDMMGIGPAYAIPAALEQAGLSVADIDVFEINEAFASQAVYCVEKLCLPLDRVNPNGGAIALGHPLGCTGARMTVTLLHELQRRGRRGYGVVSVCSLSDPRVCPLGVRCGLCLLSV
- the acaa1 gene encoding 3-ketoacyl-CoA thiolase, peroxisomal isoform X2, which codes for MHRVKVISGHLSSYPPQGGNRKCNINHCRARAAVSGPEDVVVVHGRRTAIGKAKRGLFKDTTPDELLSAVMKAVMTDMGLSPDRLGDVCVGNVLQPGAGAVMARIAHFLSEFPETVPVYTVNRQCSSGLQALFNIAGAIKSGSIDLGLACGVESMSLQEMGNPGDLSPRLVDFEKARACVVPMGITSENVAERFGISREKQDAFAVSSHQKADRAQRSGRFEAEIVPVVTKVTDAEGTECTVTVLKDEGVRPSTTLEGLGKLRAAFRPDGSTTAGNSSQVSDGAAALLLGRRSAVEALGLPVLGVLRASAVVGVPPDMMGIGPAYAIPAALEQAGLSVADIDVFEINEAFASQAVYCVEKLCLPLDRVNPNGGAIALGHPLGCTGARMTVTLLHELQRRGRRGYGVVSMCIGTGMGAAAVFEYPGP